The region catatgaccggagatagagccctgctatcaaatgtggattgagaaagctggccccctggttacctttggagataacagcaaaggtttatctgagggatatggctgtttgcaagctgggaatgttatcagtgaaattttgtatattgtgctaggttattatcaggaagcagtatctaacatatagtaccagtgatgagacttgagaatattatgacatatcaggcacctgctgcacattacacttggaattggactctagtaagatgtgtacaagtgtactcctgtttggtgagtcaaaagaggaagtcagtgcaccacagttcatagactttgcagttgcagatctattggactatacaatctcttcttcacaatctcacttcaggttggtatgaactagtatactgctcaagcaatcgtcaaggacatggtatggcactttaactgcagttacagttttatatgaataagtagagtcgtcatattaataactatcttatcactaggcacaaacatattgttttatatatgcagtgatatattgataatgctatcattgaactcaaacttctttatacattagtgatttcttatgtcatgtaaaatcttttgaaatcactattgtaaatcattttctctctattaccatatgttctgtgttacaggttcagtctccaatgactttctttcattgacagtcatgaggttgaaaacccacaacatctatcccagactgtaaagacaaacacaaaaacagaaccaaccaacactctcttaccactaaatgtagtatgaatgagcgtgagggagatagtgccttagtgcaccacataaggaaggttctgtagtcaacccagtagctctgtctcctacatagatgagtagtatttaaaccgagacaactgctagcccccatacatcttctcaaaaagatgtaatggctgaaaaggcacaaaaacagttactagattcattctctcaacagggtgtgtctattgaaatttgcctatcggccaaggtatccgatgtagtgtaaccacttcaaatataaacaattcttgatgcacaaggaaaggttacacacacaaaggatgagttgccgaaaacaagagtttcgaccattttaaggtcagattcgattgttcaaggttcgttaatggaccaattacctttacaggtgttaggagaggatactgatccaaaagccatatgtcagtggtcagtgtctacctccccaggcttaaatcccctggatgcatctgcggatagtggatctgacataggcgcagatcggtaacttgttgacaatgattcagatatcacctgatgagtcacaaggaaatgtcttcacaggcattagaagggaactttgatctttatgctaaattctttggatcattgtttaccttcccagaattcaaatctgaaccctaaaagggaaactagcaacttgtagattatgactcagatttatctgacgagtttaacaaggatggggatttgcgaactcccattgcaccacctatgacctccttaaggatggctaaggtgattttccctgcaggtacagctggattttggagctatgagaggagtgatacacttgtgagaatgagtgtaaacacgagtggagagaagagtgaaacacatgtgaggtacacttaaacagaatcacacactcacagtgaggaagaaagagaaactacttgttatttcttttccaaccaagtgatatatgagaacttcttcagacgacggcatacattccttcactaagggggagataaaagcttaagtaatagtttggaggattcctcaactaagggggagaaatagcaggggagtaagaaaaagatcctacatgtacactacaccacaccattgttttttgtaactacggatcctattgtacgggagaggtggtaaacacaaggtgattttctagtaagggaagaagctgttttcaaaaggggagtaccattggtttttatctgcggatcctattgtacgggagaggtggtaaacgaaggtgatcttctttaatcagttgattctcatagggggagaagcaagagagatatgggcttctcaacaggaaatgtggttgtacagaagaaaatggaactacttgaagatatgttcagtcgAGAGGAACATCTTATTTGGAAGCTGGAAAATGTTATATTTATTCCAgaaacttttctactatttactttgcatttctttttatatctttttcttatttgttagttgagttatcctctaggtatttgtgtgttattgtctaacaaacaaatagggggagattgtaagtcatatgtcataggcctatttgtatattcgaggattcaactcaactcaaataagaatgtaataagtaaatagtggatctaccgtcaaagagatctcgcaaagtaacatctgtcaaaggattcagaaacaaggttcatctgcagacttgaggagttaattcactggaagaagctcaagaaattgatcaagcctcaatgatgcaaatcaagattgtggatttaatcaagtgacagagatctcatcagggtatcattatttacaaggatttaatctgaagaaaatcagagtatcaaagtcaagacatgaagaaacgtcacggaagttagtcactcatgaaccagacagtacatcgagtgtcaacgttgaagtggtggaattgattcataattttcagtgattttcagaagatttacagaagaatggatgctgctcaagattagtattaattctctattaattaattaagtcatataatttaattaagaaaataaattatatctgcaaagattaatttatttgattaattgaattaattgattaattaattctgaattaatattaagaattttcagaatttaaattggtttaaaaatctgtttaattcaacaagacaactgattgtattagtatgacaatcggtatgacaatcaatagtcataccgaaagtcatgctaattcaaaaggattgtcttaccagaattagtataggatttaaatctattcattttcagcaaaaacaatctgtttgaactactatgacaatcggtatgacaattgattgtcataccgaaagtcttgctagttcattctatcagtcttgctagttcaaagagatagtcctaccgaaagtcttgctgggcaaaagagattgtcatgccagttcattctattcggctattgattaaaaagaagcaggaGCAGTTTATTCATATCATCCAATCAAGAACACAGAACTTgagaacaaagaaaaagaagcagacacaaatatttcatctcatctgcaacttcaagatcaatttctagattgtaaagttaaatccaatcaactagaaatctttatcttgttcttgtgtaacaatctagcggatcaaaatccctagaacttaatctcaaattgcgtttagcatttgaatctttttattacaaaaatagaaaaagttcatgtcgaatttattctagatttgtgataattaatttgagattaattccttgtaatcgatacagttgttgtaacacctttcaagtttaataatatttttatttaacttgaattttgtttcatattttttattccgcatttaattcgattattcggtactgtttgtattcaaaccccccttctacaaacacattgggacctaacaccaagattgatattgccatatcccagagtttttcacatgttgccatctccataagaaacttctggtccagctttctccacaaagtctaatagcagggctttatttcagtcatatgtcctgaacatccactgtccagaaccaggatgtttttcttgttgccctgcaatcacaaagaccactattgattagttttaaggacccagacttgcttggatcctttggccttgttatgtttgttagcatttgcagcggatttagtttcagagtttatgctaacatgctttttatcagactttatagcagactttgtatcagaatttacactagaaggaattacactaattttctttaaagaaggttttatttcataataatcatagtacaaactatgatattccttataagtataaatagaatgtcataaactacaatgaaaacaaggattttgtggtttaaacctaacagactgactcttaactcctgatctaggaggtaaagagtttatatctttatttttcctgtaaaaagaagcaagatggttagagtttccacagttatagcatttctttctaggagcattaggaataggcatattaagtaaggtttaaaccacaaaatcctgatactatagaagggggttgaatatagtatctataattaattcgattataaacacaagtatgtaacagaaaacaagtttattcaatatatcaaactctgttacagtaggtttaatctactctctcagtgatgtatgatattactaagagctgctaggattacaatgaataatattctcgtgaatgataacacttatagtgtaaaccttaatctgtgtttatatactacacagttacaagatatctcctaattgatatgatatgtcctgtttcctaaaatacatcaatcagagattatctactgtagtcctttacctgtacaactctccaagcatatcttcttttgtttcatccagatcctctcctgtaaatcagccatTTTTCATCCCTGTAGTATATCCGCACTTAGTTCTGATGCAAGTCCTGATGTCTTAAATTCtaataacttcctgtcttcagtaagttctgatttccagttaagttctgatagtaagttctgaaatgaaacaaatcagattagacatgacatcacaaatatatctaacagtttaatcttttgcctcaaattctcccttgACCTGGTATATGACAAGCTTTGAATCCCCACAAactttcaagttcttgacccTCAATGTTCCTGTTAGGACGAgcccagctatcagagcttcatactcagctTTGTTATTTGTGGTTtggaagtctaacttcatggcatattcaatcaagaacccatttGGGCTTTGTAAAACAAGCCCTTCTCCactcaaatttatttttgatgctccatcaaaatagagaaccctGTATTCCTTCTCTTTAATGCCCTCTTCTTTGTCTCCTTTATTACCTTCCGTGTCTTGAGGTATAATATCTTCCTgccccctgacttcttggttgggtatgatACACcccaccacgaagtcagccaatacCTGGGCTTTTCTTACCGTTCGCGGTTTGTActtgatatcgaattctcccaaTTCTCTTGCCCATTTAATAAGTCTTCCACTAGatttgggactgtgaatgatgtttctcatgggctgatttgttagcacttcaattttatgagcttggaagtaaggacgcaattTCCTTGAAGCCATCATTAGGGCTAAAGCAAGcttttcaatagttgaataattcaactcagctccgtgCAGAATCTTACTGATataatatatgggtttctggactttaagttcctccttaaccaatacagcgctcaaggcgtTTTCTAAAACGGCCaaatataagtataaaacttcattcaggGCTAGTTTAGCTaacaacggggcttgaaccaTATACTTCTTCAATCCTTCAAACGCCTCAtgactttcctcagtccatatgaaatcttttactttcttcaaggatttgaagaatggcaagcacttgtctccagatttggagatgaatcgtcctagagCCGCAACTCTTTcagtgagtttctgaacatcctttaTGGAATTTGGTGGTTCCATTTCTAGGATAGCTTTTgttttatcgggattggcctcgattcctctcttggagaccatcaatcccaaaaacttttcAGATCTCACTCCGAAAGTgcactttgcaggatttagcatcattttatgatatctcagtacctcaaaagcttccctcaaatgggttatgtgatcagtcttAACCAGACTTTTGATTTACATGTCATCGACATACACTTCCATAGttttgccaataagatccttgaaaatcttatttaccaacctttgataggtagatcctgcattcttaaggccaaacaccataacaagataacagaatacaccaaagtcagtgatgaatgatacctttgagatgccatccttatgcatcttaatctgattttatccactgaatccatccataaaactcagcatctcgTGACTAACGGTtacatctatcaatgtatctattcTTGGCAGCGGGAAACAATTcttcgggcatgcatcattcagatcagtgaaatctatgcacattctccattttccattagccttttttaccattacagggtttgctaaccattcagGATATTATATCTCTTCAATAAAAACAGCCTCCAAGAGCTTTTCTACTGCTTGCTTGATTGCCTCCTGCCTTTCAGGGGCAAAactccttttcttttgctttaccATCTTTCGATTTGGATCTACGTTCAATTTGTGAGTGATCAGTACAGGGTCTATGCCAGGTATATCATCTGttgaccatgcaaagacatcaCTATTCTCTTATAAAAacctcaccaacttccctctaaggggctcctctagtgatgctccaatgaaagttactttctcaggatcctcgggagccaatGGGATCGGGACCAAGTCTTCTAtcggcttccctcttttctcctCATTCTCGCGGacatccagatcttcaataggcagaacctgccccccaactccatcagccctaagagaggctacataacaactccttgccatcttttgatctcctctctcttctccaatcccgttctgggtgggaaacttcatcactgaatggtaagaagaTGGAACTGCTTTGAAAGCATGTATTCTCGTTCTTCCCATGATCGCATTGTAAGTTGATCCGGCCTTTACtactacaaagtccaacatctgtgttgttttccttggttcctgacctatagtCTGGGACAACTTAATTATTCCCTCCACGGGGCACTCAACTCCAGCGAaaccatatatcggcatatcggttggggTTAATTAAAAATCATTATAACACATCCTTATAGAGGTATCATGGAGTAATATATCCACCGAGGCTACATTGTCTACAAGGACTCTCTTCACCGGGgtgttccctattatcggtgttatgactaGAGTATCATCATGAgaaaatttcacaccctctaaatcagaatcatcaaatgtcattgttacttttgtcctagccctcttcggggcttctccgacaatatgcataacttctctagaATATGCTTTCCTCGAATTTTTAGATGtaccagcagcagttggtcctccgaagattgtatttatcactggccctcggggtcgtggtcctccaaagattgtgtttatcaccggtcccctggGTTGGGGATTTCTCCCCTGATCATCCTGATCCCTTTTGTgatcatcaaagttccttcttccattattattcttatctcctccatctccagtatacttgtgCAGCCTTCCGTTTTGAATATGaaattctatttcatctttcagttgcctacactcatcggtgtcatgaccagcgtccttgtgaaatctacaatatttgctcttatctagcttagTAGGATCAGCTTTCAGGGGTTTGGTCATTATATTTTACAAAAGTCATATAAATCAATTATTTGCTTAAATATTATTATGGATAGAAAACTAAGAtgtattaattgttgtatttattaatagggttcgtgagcttcgaggctcgatttgactgctcttgtgtctcgtgactcgatctgccttaacaagatgcctacgtaccttattgattgccaaggatcaagtcaaaaacttagttctgatttgtggggtaagaccccttatataggcatgagATGCCTTCGAATTAggttagggttaggagacttggtggacaagtctcagaattagaatggactttggagtcctataatgCAGGAAGTTGATTTCTTATCCTatgagatttcttggaggccaatctccaaggaattgtgtACCTATTAAACTTTACCGATCAACTGATTTATCCTTTaataattaattacgaaattaattaaaattcagggctattgggccttctttgttccatcaggcccgatcaatgtgttaaccttccTGGGCCTGgtcaatgtgttaaccttcttAGTCTGAAAGTCATACATATGGCCTTCTTTAATGGGCCTTGCAGTCCTAgatgtaattaatgcaatattaatgaCGTAATTAAGGTTTAGTTTATATCCTatcaaatatatatttaatttctCAATATGTGTATTTAAAGTAGAAAAATGCATATTTTATGAAAAAGtatgaattgaaaaaggatatgaaattaatgatatagagttttatttattatattttacaaaaattaaaTCAGATTAGTTTATTtcctaaatatatttttgaataatttcaaattaaaataagatattttATTGGCGGTTTCTCGGTGTCCTCTTTGACAACCCCTCAAAATTTATAACTAAAATCGTGTAatataaaatatgtatatattataaTTCGTTGCATTATATAAACAATACTCTAATATTAAAGAACATAACACAACAGAGTTACTATAATCTTGTAGTATGTcaaaaaaatttataattattgatgaaatatatattaagttataaaaaaaacaaaattagCTGTTTCTCCTAatatatgtatttatttattaatcTGTATATTCAAAGTAGAGAAATATGTATAATAATGAGAAAGTATCAATTAGAAAGGATGTTAAAATAATAGTGTATACTATCATAtgttcaattttataaaaaatcgAATCACATTAATTTGTTGCTCAAATTTATTTCTCAATAATTTACAAATTTAAATCAAATCAAAATAACATTTTTAGTGACAATTtctattttataattaaaaaggTATATTAGAGACGTGTCAATTTAAGTTTCTGTCTGCATCCTCTTCTCTTTCTCAAATATAGCCGCCGCCTGGGTTTTCGAAAATTTTCTCCGGTGAAAAGCCCCAATCTCTTTATTTTCTTTCGGTTTTCTTAGTCATGTTATTAATCATGAGAGTATACGAATTTTTTAACTTCTCTGATCAAGCATGTGCTTTTTCGTTTTCGAGGGGTCCGGGtttcttgtttttttttattttgttttgtagATCTAAGTCTTGCTTTTATTTTGTAATTTCAATTTGGTTGTAGTCTCTCCTTACTATTTAGAGTTTTGGTATTTCTCTCCTTTATTAGTGAGGGTATGAATATTAATTTAATGATAAAAGTTTTTAGGGTATTGCAATTATGGTCCATAGCTGCATTTTCAATAAATAACGTGATTTTATCTCCAAAATAGATGGAATAATCAGCTAttgtttttttatatttgttcaaaGCGACATTTATTATTACCAATTGCAATATACTAATTTTTTATGGGTAATCTTTACCtatataaatatgaatttatattgtaacatttaaaaatatacaATAAATATTCTTAATTACGAAAGATTTAAgctaaaaaattaaatattagtTACCTTATCTTATAAGTTTTTTAATTTTACTTGTATAAAATGAATATTAGTGGACAAAAAGATAAATGAATATTTATCTTCttataagaaaaaaatattattgtaTACAATTTATCATAATTCACTATTTACAATGATAATGAAACATAATTAATActtcaaagaaaaaaatttcaaaagctatttttctatttctattaaaaaaaaatttatttccATATAACATAACTTTTAAGCTCTaagaaataattatataattacaattttttatttttataagttatatgcgcttaattcaaaaaaaattgttttaCTGTAATTTTTTCTATC is a window of Apium graveolens cultivar Ventura chromosome 11, ASM990537v1, whole genome shotgun sequence DNA encoding:
- the LOC141695596 gene encoding uncharacterized protein LOC141695596, which gives rise to MRNIIHSPKSSGRLIKWARELGEFDIKYKPRTVRKAQVLADFVVGCIIPNQEVRGQEDIIPQDTEGNKGDKEEGIKEKEYRVLYFDGASKINLSGEGLVLQSPNGFLIEYAMKLDFQTTNNKAEYEALIAGLVLTGTLRVKNLKVCGDSKLVIYQVKGEFEAKD